From one Musa acuminata AAA Group cultivar baxijiao chromosome BXJ2-6, Cavendish_Baxijiao_AAA, whole genome shotgun sequence genomic stretch:
- the LOC135615497 gene encoding uncharacterized protein LOC135615497, with protein sequence MGRWVKPEVYPLMAAMTFVTSLCLFQLTRNMFLNPDVRINKSHRTTAVLENADEAQRYSQHGLRRFLSRRPPEIMPTINTFFSGIRRDE encoded by the exons ATGGGGCGTTGGGTGAAGCCAGAG GTGTATCCGCTGATGGCTGCGATGACCTTCGTGACGAGCTTGTGTTTGTTCCAGCTTACCAGGAACATGTTCTTGAACCCTGATGTCAG AATCAACAAATCTCATCGCACCACTGCCGTCCTCGAGAACGCAGATGAAGCTCAAAGGTACAGCCAGCACGGCCTGCGCAGGTTCCTCAGCCGACGTCCTCCGGAGATCATGCCAACCATCAACACTTTCTTCTCAGGAATCAGGAGAGATGAGTGA
- the LOC135615498 gene encoding GDP-mannose transporter GONST3-like isoform X4, with translation MPPWAFLRSTLLYGGLAEQDSRRKRERLSKMSVDTETPKVVPSSENDLSSTSASGLTWKDTLISFRQQSSIYGVAAGYCVSASLLSIINKWAVMKFPYPGALTALQYLTSAFGVLVCGWLRLVDHDSLDLITMWKFLPAAVIFYLSLFTNSELLLHANVDTFIVFRSAVPVFVAVGETVFLNQPWPSPKTWISLATIFGGSVIYVLTDYQFTVTAYTWAVAYLVSMLIDFVYIKHVVMTIGLNTWGLVLYNNLEALMLFPLELLIMGELKKIKHDISDESNWYSFSVVLPVAVSCLFGLAISFFGFSCRRAISATGFTVLGIVNKLLTVVINLVIWDKHSTLIGTIGLLICMFGGVLYQQSTTKPKKAETEPKSHIRDEEQQQLLEMQATAETDSTKQNIVSVDPK, from the exons ATGCCACCCTGGGCCTTTCTCCGATCCAC GCTGCTTTATGGTGGTCTGGCCGaacaagactcgagaagaaagagagaaaggcTTTCGAAG ATGTCCGTTGACACTGAAACACCAAAAGTCGTTCCTAGCAGTGAGAATGATTTGTCATCAACATCTGCAAGTGGTTTGACCTGGAAGGACACTCTAATCAGCTTCAGACAGCAATCATCAATATATGGTGTAGCTGCTGGATATTGTGTTTCTGCATCCCTCCTGTCCATAATCAACAAATGGGCAGTCATGAAGTTTCCCTACCCAGGTGCTTTGACAGCCTTACAATACTTAACCAGTGCATTTGGTGTTCTGGTTTGTGGGTGGTTAAGGCTTGTGGATCATGACAGTCTTGACCTCATTACCATGTGGAAGTTCTTACCAGCCGCAGTCATCTTTTACCTGTCCCTCTTCACAAACAGTGAGCTCCTCCTCCATGCCAATGTGGACACTTTTATCGTGTTCCGTTCTGCCGTTCCTGTGTTCGTGGCTGTTGGAGAGACTGTCTTCCTTAACCAGCCATGGCCTTCACCCAAGACATGGATTTCCTTGGCAACTATCTTTGGCGGCAGTGTCATCTATGTTCTCACAGACTACCAGTTCACAGTTACTGCCTACACTTGGGCTGTGGCGTATCTGGTGAGCATGTTGATAGATTTTGTGTACATAAAGCATGTTGTCATGACCATTGGGCTCAACACATGGGGCTTGGTGTTGTACAACAATTTGGAGGCTTTGATGCTCTTCCCCTTGGAGCTACTCATAATGGGAGAGCTGAAGAAGATTAAGCATGACATCTCCGACGAATCGAACTGGTATTCTTTCAGTGTTGTTTTGCCCGTGGCTGTGTCATGCTTGTTTGGCTTGGCAATATCCTTCTTCGGATTCTCCTGCAGAAGGGCAATCTCTGCGACAGGTTTCACGGTGCTTGGCATAGTGAACAAGCTCCTCACTGTCGTGATAAATCTGGTGATATGGGACAAGCATTCCACCCTGATCGGCACGATAGGTCTGCTGATATGCATGTTTGGAGGTGTCCTCTACCAGCAGTCCACTACCAAGCCTAAGAaggcagagactgagcccaagtctcATATCAGAGACGAggagcagcaacagttgttggagATGCAAGCTACTGCAGAAACTGATTCAACCAAGCAGAATATTGTCTCAGTAGATccaaaataa
- the LOC103989229 gene encoding CASP-like protein 4A2, which yields MSSPERSPSPEAESEAPPPAPQNTPEKPGSPEPAMMALAIVDRLSQEDMAVDVKVVGGAVSGGEGDRGLGNGCCAARKAESGLVAVPGILRRRAVTRAAFGLRVSAALLSLVSFSVMAADSTEGWAGDSFSRYSEYRYLVCVNAIAFAYSAFQAYTKVHYLILKKLIIRRPISYYFDLSMDQVLAYLLMSASSAAASRNDLWISRFGADEFMDMANGSIAISFLAFVALASSSLISARNLFTWNSNATL from the exons atgagttcCCCTGAGCGATCACCATCCCCAGAGGCGGAGAGCGAAGCCCCGCCGCCTGCGCCTCAGAACACGCCCGAGAAGCCGGGGTCCCCGGAGCCTGCGATGATGGCTCTGGCGATCGTCGACCGGCTGAGCCAGGAGGACATGGCGGTCGATGTGAAGGTCGTCGGAGGTGCCGTCAGCGGCGGAGAGGGAGACCGAGGCCTGGGGAACGGCTGTTGCGCCGCGCGGAAGGCGGAGAGTGGTCTTGTGGCGGTGCCGGGGATCTTGCGGCGGCGGGCGGTGACGAGGGCGGCGTTCGGGCTTAGGGTTTCCGCGGCGCTGCTGAGCCTGGTGTCTTTCTCGGTCATGGCCGCCGATTCGACCGAGGGGTGGGCCGGCGACTCCTTCAGCCGTTACAGTGAATACCG ATACTTGGTCTGCGTTAATGCGATTGCGTTTGCGTACTCGGCGTTTCAGGCATACACGAAGGTCCACTATTTGATCCTGAAGAAGCTCATCATTCGCCGTCCCATAAGTTACTACTTCGATCTCTCAATGGATCAG GTACTGGCTTACCTTCTGATGTCTGCATCCTCTGCAGCCGCCTCTCGCAATGATCTCTGGATATCGAGATTTGGTGCTGATGAATTCATGGACATGGCAAACGGTTCTATTGCCATCTCATTTCTAGCATTTGTTGCCCTGGCTTCAAGTTCTCTCATCTCAGCCCGCAATCTCTTCACATGGAATTCCAATGCCACATTATAG
- the LOC135615498 gene encoding GDP-mannose transporter GONST3-like isoform X1 codes for MVVWPNKTREEREKGFRSENDLSSTSASGLTWKDTLISFRQQSSIYGVAAGYCVSASLLSIINKWAVMKFPYPGALTALQYLTSAFGVLVCGWLRLVDHDSLDLITMWKFLPAAVIFYLSLFTNSELLLHANVDTFIVFRSAVPVFVAVGETVFLNQPWPSPKTWISLATIFGGSVIYVLTDYQFTVTAYTWAVAYLVSMLIDFVYIKHVVMTIGLNTWGLVLYNNLEALMLFPLELLIMGELKKIKHDISDESNWYSFSVVLPVAVSCLFGLAISFFGFSCRRAISATGFTVLGIVNKLLTVVINLVIWDKHSTLIGTIGLLICMFGGVLYQQSTTKPKKAETEPKSHIRDEEQQQLLEMQATAETDSTKQNIVSVDPK; via the exons ATGGTGGTCTGGCCGaacaagactcgagaagaaagagagaaaggcTTTCGAAG TGAGAATGATTTGTCATCAACATCTGCAAGTGGTTTGACCTGGAAGGACACTCTAATCAGCTTCAGACAGCAATCATCAATATATGGTGTAGCTGCTGGATATTGTGTTTCTGCATCCCTCCTGTCCATAATCAACAAATGGGCAGTCATGAAGTTTCCCTACCCAGGTGCTTTGACAGCCTTACAATACTTAACCAGTGCATTTGGTGTTCTGGTTTGTGGGTGGTTAAGGCTTGTGGATCATGACAGTCTTGACCTCATTACCATGTGGAAGTTCTTACCAGCCGCAGTCATCTTTTACCTGTCCCTCTTCACAAACAGTGAGCTCCTCCTCCATGCCAATGTGGACACTTTTATCGTGTTCCGTTCTGCCGTTCCTGTGTTCGTGGCTGTTGGAGAGACTGTCTTCCTTAACCAGCCATGGCCTTCACCCAAGACATGGATTTCCTTGGCAACTATCTTTGGCGGCAGTGTCATCTATGTTCTCACAGACTACCAGTTCACAGTTACTGCCTACACTTGGGCTGTGGCGTATCTGGTGAGCATGTTGATAGATTTTGTGTACATAAAGCATGTTGTCATGACCATTGGGCTCAACACATGGGGCTTGGTGTTGTACAACAATTTGGAGGCTTTGATGCTCTTCCCCTTGGAGCTACTCATAATGGGAGAGCTGAAGAAGATTAAGCATGACATCTCCGACGAATCGAACTGGTATTCTTTCAGTGTTGTTTTGCCCGTGGCTGTGTCATGCTTGTTTGGCTTGGCAATATCCTTCTTCGGATTCTCCTGCAGAAGGGCAATCTCTGCGACAGGTTTCACGGTGCTTGGCATAGTGAACAAGCTCCTCACTGTCGTGATAAATCTGGTGATATGGGACAAGCATTCCACCCTGATCGGCACGATAGGTCTGCTGATATGCATGTTTGGAGGTGTCCTCTACCAGCAGTCCACTACCAAGCCTAAGAaggcagagactgagcccaagtctcATATCAGAGACGAggagcagcaacagttgttggagATGCAAGCTACTGCAGAAACTGATTCAACCAAGCAGAATATTGTCTCAGTAGATccaaaataa
- the LOC135615499 gene encoding protein SPIRAL1-like 3 translates to MGRGVSSGGGQSSLGYLFGSGEAPKSVGETAAPAQKPSPPPPVDNSKQIPAGIQGNLANNYHRADGQNTGNFITDRPSTKVQAAPGGGSSLGYLFGGGGN, encoded by the exons ATGGGTCGTGGAGTAAGCAGCGGAGGTGGTCAGAGTTCTCTGGGCTACCTATTTGGTAGTGGAGAGGCTCCCAAATCTGTGGGAGAGACTGCTGCTCCAGCTCAGAaaccatctccaccaccaccagtTGACAACAGCAAGCAAATTCCTGCAGGTATCCAAGGGAACCTAGCAAACAACTACCATCGGGCAGATGGGCAGAACACTGGCAATTTCATCACG GATCGGCCTTCCACGAAGGTGCAAGCTGCTCCTGGTGGTGGTTCTTCCCTAGGTTATCTGTTCGGTGGCGGCGGCAACTGA
- the LOC135615498 gene encoding GDP-mannose transporter GONST3-like isoform X2, with amino-acid sequence MSVDTETPKVVPSSENDLSSTSASGLTWKDTLISFRQQSSIYGVAAGYCVSASLLSIINKWAVMKFPYPGALTALQYLTSAFGVLVCGWLRLVDHDSLDLITMWKFLPAAVIFYLSLFTNSELLLHANVDTFIVFRSAVPVFVAVGETVFLNQPWPSPKTWISLATIFGGSVIYVLTDYQFTVTAYTWAVAYLVSMLIDFVYIKHVVMTIGLNTWGLVLYNNLEALMLFPLELLIMGELKKIKHDISDESNWYSFSVVLPVAVSCLFGLAISFFGFSCRRAISATGFTVLGIVNKLLTVVINLVIWDKHSTLIGTIGLLICMFGGVLYQQSTTKPKKAETEPKSHIRDEEQQQLLEMQATAETDSTKQNIVSVDPK; translated from the coding sequence ATGTCCGTTGACACTGAAACACCAAAAGTCGTTCCTAGCAGTGAGAATGATTTGTCATCAACATCTGCAAGTGGTTTGACCTGGAAGGACACTCTAATCAGCTTCAGACAGCAATCATCAATATATGGTGTAGCTGCTGGATATTGTGTTTCTGCATCCCTCCTGTCCATAATCAACAAATGGGCAGTCATGAAGTTTCCCTACCCAGGTGCTTTGACAGCCTTACAATACTTAACCAGTGCATTTGGTGTTCTGGTTTGTGGGTGGTTAAGGCTTGTGGATCATGACAGTCTTGACCTCATTACCATGTGGAAGTTCTTACCAGCCGCAGTCATCTTTTACCTGTCCCTCTTCACAAACAGTGAGCTCCTCCTCCATGCCAATGTGGACACTTTTATCGTGTTCCGTTCTGCCGTTCCTGTGTTCGTGGCTGTTGGAGAGACTGTCTTCCTTAACCAGCCATGGCCTTCACCCAAGACATGGATTTCCTTGGCAACTATCTTTGGCGGCAGTGTCATCTATGTTCTCACAGACTACCAGTTCACAGTTACTGCCTACACTTGGGCTGTGGCGTATCTGGTGAGCATGTTGATAGATTTTGTGTACATAAAGCATGTTGTCATGACCATTGGGCTCAACACATGGGGCTTGGTGTTGTACAACAATTTGGAGGCTTTGATGCTCTTCCCCTTGGAGCTACTCATAATGGGAGAGCTGAAGAAGATTAAGCATGACATCTCCGACGAATCGAACTGGTATTCTTTCAGTGTTGTTTTGCCCGTGGCTGTGTCATGCTTGTTTGGCTTGGCAATATCCTTCTTCGGATTCTCCTGCAGAAGGGCAATCTCTGCGACAGGTTTCACGGTGCTTGGCATAGTGAACAAGCTCCTCACTGTCGTGATAAATCTGGTGATATGGGACAAGCATTCCACCCTGATCGGCACGATAGGTCTGCTGATATGCATGTTTGGAGGTGTCCTCTACCAGCAGTCCACTACCAAGCCTAAGAaggcagagactgagcccaagtctcATATCAGAGACGAggagcagcaacagttgttggagATGCAAGCTACTGCAGAAACTGATTCAACCAAGCAGAATATTGTCTCAGTAGATccaaaataa
- the LOC135615498 gene encoding GDP-mannose transporter GONST3-like isoform X3, whose translation MKFPYPGALTALQYLTSAFGVLVCGWLRLVDHDSLDLITMWKFLPAAVIFYLSLFTNSELLLHANVDTFIVFRSAVPVFVAVGETVFLNQPWPSPKTWISLATIFGGSVIYVLTDYQFTVTAYTWAVAYLVSMLIDFVYIKHVVMTIGLNTWGLVLYNNLEALMLFPLELLIMGELKKIKHDISDESNWYSFSVVLPVAVSCLFGLAISFFGFSCRRAISATGFTVLGIVNKLLTVVINLVIWDKHSTLIGTIGLLICMFGGVLYQQSTTKPKKAETEPKSHIRDEEQQQLLEMQATAETDSTKQNIVSVDPK comes from the coding sequence ATGAAGTTTCCCTACCCAGGTGCTTTGACAGCCTTACAATACTTAACCAGTGCATTTGGTGTTCTGGTTTGTGGGTGGTTAAGGCTTGTGGATCATGACAGTCTTGACCTCATTACCATGTGGAAGTTCTTACCAGCCGCAGTCATCTTTTACCTGTCCCTCTTCACAAACAGTGAGCTCCTCCTCCATGCCAATGTGGACACTTTTATCGTGTTCCGTTCTGCCGTTCCTGTGTTCGTGGCTGTTGGAGAGACTGTCTTCCTTAACCAGCCATGGCCTTCACCCAAGACATGGATTTCCTTGGCAACTATCTTTGGCGGCAGTGTCATCTATGTTCTCACAGACTACCAGTTCACAGTTACTGCCTACACTTGGGCTGTGGCGTATCTGGTGAGCATGTTGATAGATTTTGTGTACATAAAGCATGTTGTCATGACCATTGGGCTCAACACATGGGGCTTGGTGTTGTACAACAATTTGGAGGCTTTGATGCTCTTCCCCTTGGAGCTACTCATAATGGGAGAGCTGAAGAAGATTAAGCATGACATCTCCGACGAATCGAACTGGTATTCTTTCAGTGTTGTTTTGCCCGTGGCTGTGTCATGCTTGTTTGGCTTGGCAATATCCTTCTTCGGATTCTCCTGCAGAAGGGCAATCTCTGCGACAGGTTTCACGGTGCTTGGCATAGTGAACAAGCTCCTCACTGTCGTGATAAATCTGGTGATATGGGACAAGCATTCCACCCTGATCGGCACGATAGGTCTGCTGATATGCATGTTTGGAGGTGTCCTCTACCAGCAGTCCACTACCAAGCCTAAGAaggcagagactgagcccaagtctcATATCAGAGACGAggagcagcaacagttgttggagATGCAAGCTACTGCAGAAACTGATTCAACCAAGCAGAATATTGTCTCAGTAGATccaaaataa
- the LOC103989228 gene encoding uncharacterized protein LOC103989228 encodes MTLLEEITRAVAAAEANDGGNAPPPAKYPIVLNTDEIFSQLKPNAEVPGGVSLKHVSGWKISETDAAIIELSSRLVEKLRSKFRRPKSLGKGDFFGILNLFLRKSAEKVGLSIDSDAGDASGIKFARAGIEKLGFLIGREVAGLIAECCVVLEVWELLETLLLEGLVGHLNSTNLTEELVEKNQTQLLCLLVKHVSDLRSAELLSVLKHFLSPTDDSYDGMVAVKKQWENQAILAIEKATQMGLPKKASKLAREASILLMMAYDGFSPSQVCLHYVFGSSNAEGLVLSSMISRLDGQEVLDLIRYFVKWLEKYHRFPEARPCPSAGSVLGLRTCESVPSFESIIKALGLVLDEHFSYLVFNSEFHDEMRAAEDIVSSLVLEANLSCPLENIIKYLQSEIRKNRDL; translated from the coding sequence ATGACGCTGCTCGAAGAAATTACACGGGCGGTAGCGGCGGCGGAGGCTAACGACGGCGGAAACGCTCCTCCGCCCGCAAAGTACCCCATCGTTCTCAACACCGACGAGATCTTCTCACAGTTGAAGCCCAACGCCGAGGTCCCCGGCGGCGTCTCCCTCAAGCACGTCTCCGGGTGGAAGATCTCGGAGACTGACGCTGCTATCATCGAGTTATCCTCCCGTTTGGTCGAAAAACTCAGGAGCAAGTTCCGACGCCCTAAGTCCTTGGGTAAAGGTGACTTCTttgggattttgaacttgtttttGAGGAAGAGCGCCGAAAAGGTCGGCCTTTCGATCGATTCCGACGCCGGAGACGCGTCGGGCATCAAGTTCGCGCGTGCAGGGATCGAGAAGTTGGGATTTCTGATAGGTCGAGAGGTTGCTGGGCTGATTGCCGAGTGCTGTGTTGTTCTCGAGGTATGGGAATTGCTGGAGACCTTGCTTCTCGAGGGGCTGGTGGGGCATCTCAACTCCACGAATCTGACGGAGGAGCTTGTGGAGAAAAATCAAACTCAGTTGCTCTGTCTCTTAGTCAAGCATGTCTCAGATCTCCGGTCCGCGGAGCTTCTCTCTGTTCTTAAGCATTTCTTATCACCAACTGATGATTCTTATGATGGTATGGTTGCGGTGAAGAAGCAATGGGAAAACCAAGCTATTTTAGCCATTGAGAAAGCTACTCAAATGGGGCTGCCAAAGAAAGCATCGAAGCTAGCCAGAGAGGCTTCAATCTTACTAATGATGGCTTATGATGGTTTCTCACCATCACAAGTGTGCTTGCATTATGTGTTTGGATCATCGAACGCAGAAGGACTTGTGCTATCTTCCATGATTTCGAGACTAGATGGACAGGAAGTATTGGATCTGATTCGGTACTTCGTGAAGTGGTTAGAGAAGTACCATAGGTTCCCGGAAGCACGCCCCTGTCCGTCTGCTGGGTCAGTGCTGGGATTGAGAACCTGTGAGAGTGTTCCTTCATTTGAATCCATCATCAAAGCATTGGGCTTGGTGTTAGATGAGCATTTCTCATACCTGGTTTTCAATTCTGAGTTCCATGATGAGATGAGAGCTGCTGAAGATATTGTTAGTTCTCTGGTGCTGGAGGCAAACTTATCTTGTCCTTTAGAGAATATAATCAAGTACCTACAGTCAGAAATCAGAAAAAACAGAGACTTATAG